In Populus alba chromosome 1, ASM523922v2, whole genome shotgun sequence, a single window of DNA contains:
- the LOC118034042 gene encoding mitogen-activated protein kinase kinase kinase 20 → MSVKSTKMSGACSLEKEREILNKLDGCPGVKQCYGEDVTLGEEEETVYNLLLNLLMMLLELILLTILSGGCGLPEPLNILMATSGVLAASNHVAINGDFGTAKKANKKTSLRGSPMYVSPEIVKNSTDRKKDPGSVTRDLLSMIGSTHESPAIPDNISEEGEGEGEGEGEKHASEGEEVLDLERVS, encoded by the exons ATGTCAGTGAAGTCCACAAAGATGTCTGGTGCATGTTCTcttgaaaaggagagagagattCTTAACAAACTTGACGGCTGCCCTGGTGTGAAACAATGTTATGGAGAAGACGTTACCCTAGGTGAAGAAGAGGAGACGGTTTATAATCTGTTGTTGAATTTGCTTATGATGCTACTTGAGCTGATCTTACTGACAATATTAAGCGGAGGCTGTGGGTTACCTGAACCTCTAAA CATATTGATGGCTACTTCTGGCGTGCTTGCTGCTTCTAACCATGTGGCAATAAATGGTGATTTTGGAACGGcaaagaaagcaaataaaaagacTTCTTTAAGAGGAAGTCCAATGTATGTGTCACCTGAAATAGTGAAAAATTCG ACTGATCGAAAGAAGGATCCTGGTTCAGTTACGAGGGACCTTTTATCTATGATTGGTTCCACACATGAATCACCAGCTATTCCTGACAACATATCAGAGGAAG gagaaggagaaggagaaggagaaggagagaagCATGCTAGTGAAGGAGAGGAGGTCTTGGATCTTGAAAGGGTCAGTTGA